ATAACATTTCAGGAGCAACGATTTATTATCTTAACACACACAAGGTATATTTCAGCATGTAAACACGAACAAGGAGCAACTTGAATGCTAACACATTGATACATTTAGTATATACttgtatataaaataaaagtatGTGTTCATAGTGCAAATGGCAGGTCCAATAGCATCAGTTCTATAGTGTGTGTATAATTCTCAACAATATAAAGGACGACAaaacatcacaggtatgaatccaTCATGGTAGGACTTTGTTTTTTAGTGTGCGTTTCAAGGATGCCGCACATGACCCTTGACTTCATGACCTTGTATTTACCCTCGTCTGTTTTCCAGTATGTTGCCAGGCTTTATTTAAAACACCGTGCGAAAACCAGGCGCGTCATCTCGACGGTTCACATGCAGCTAACTAGAGTGAAGACGCGCCCCAAGCCAGTTTCCAGTTACAATCGACTATTTACAAGACTAATTGATATCAATCACTTATTTAAAGTCGTGACGCCTCATTGTCTTTTAAAGCAACGGGCTGATAGTGATAAGCATTAAAACAAGTTGCGTAAGGCACACACAAGATGAGGCAAACATGATAAAGTGATGTAGTGTAGGATCCTTGTGAGattgtaaaaatataaataatttggGTAATCTTGCAGAGGCAGGCATCACTGTGAAAAAcattaatcataataataataaagcttAGTTAAAATAATGTAGCATTGTTAAAATGGAGCAAACGTTTTTTAGTATTCAATTTTCTGAAAATGTTTTATCAACTTGTGAGTCACAATACACTTTttcctgtgtatttttttttttaaatgatgcatGCTTCGCACGTGCATTCAATGTACTGTATGTGCCTTTCAATGCAATGAAGCATGAAAAAAGGAGTGATAAAACAAGTGAATGCAGACAGGAAGCAAGAAGCAGACACCTTGGCAATCTTGTTGCTACATGACCATCTCGTTTTCTTTGTGTGCGCATTGCTGATGTGCATCTTGACAGCTGACTGTCAAACACTACAAATTCTTATTTGACTGTACTGTTAGTACAATACTTTTAACGATTATTACATTGATCTAAATATTCACTTTAATGGGAATGTCTTGTACCGTTGACTCCAGTTTGTTACTATATGTTGGTGTTTCCATCAACATGGGCTCATCCAGTTTGGGCTCACAGGAAAGCTGAAGCTTTTTACCTTGTTGGATTTACACTGCAGGTCCAAGTGACAAATTTTGACTGATTGACTTGAGACTATCTTATAGGGCAGACATTTCAAGTCATCGcataaataatacaataattaaaaaaatacataagtgTTAAGTTTGCTTGTTTGATTTATTGGAGGATACACTCCATGACCCACTGTTTAAATTTAAAGcagctgtttatttttgttgtttcaagGAAAAACATCTCAGAGGTTTCCAGTAAATTTTAGTTGGAGTTTGAAGTGTGGGAATTAACTAGCAAACATCCATGCTAACTAGAGCTCCTACAGCGATCCTCGTTCGCACGCAAAGTCATAACAGTACGTTAATTTAAGGTACTTGCATATATCTAGCTATTAAGAGCCAACCTTCAATCCCTTGTTAAATCTCtgcttaattcccattcatccaattccaattttaaaaatgaatggaaacATCTCAGCCTAGTTTAGTCACCTGAGCCATGCAGTGTAAATGCATTCTGGATTGATAAACTGTAACTCAAGTTTTGTACCATGGGAGAAGTCTGTCAAAGGCTGCTGTCCTGATTGGACAACTCAGCAGTAAGCTTCCTGTGTCGCGGCGAGGTGCAGGATGTCAATTTGGTGGGAGAAGGAGAAGCGGTGGCGGATGAGTCACTGCCGCCGCCTTCGGATCCTGAGGAGAGGAGCGGGACTGGGGGTGCCCTCTTCCTCCCTAGAAAGCCCACCTCCAAAACTCCCCTCTTCTTCGCGCCTCCCTCCACCTTCACCCCATCTGGAGCAGCTCCTGTGCCATCCCCCTCCTCAGGCTGCAAGTGTACCTTTCGTCTGACATCAGCTTCTCCGGGTACGGGGCTGTCCGGGGGCTGCCGGGGGGATTCCTGACTCCCACCTTCAGCCTTCGTCCTGCCCGGAGCAGTCAAAGCGTTTGCAGTGTTGCTGCGGCAGGTCCACAGCTCCATGGCGGACAGCCTCCTCTCGCTCTCCTCTGACCCAAAATCACAGAGGGAACGGCGGATGTCTGCGGGCTGACTGGAACTCTGCTCTGTGCTGTCCAGGAGGCCACGACTCAGGCTGAAGTCCTGGAAGTCTCTGTGGACAAAGTCAGAGGTAAAGCAATTTTGGATAATTCAAATTTGAGCTAAAGCGGCGTACAAGCTTTCAAATCAACAAGGTGTTTGCATTGTCAAGTTTTTCACCTGTTGCTGTGGAAGGATTCTGTTCTTCTGGCCCGAGCCAGCAGGGGGCTCTCCCTGTACGGCCGCACAGCTCCGTAGGTCACCTGGGTCTCAGGAATGGCTTCCGGAGCCTGTGACTGCACACTGACGGATGACAGTCGACACCGGACCGGTGATGTTGTGTCCGTTTGTAAGGTGGCAGCTTTCTATTTGGTGTGATCTTTACCTCGAGGAAAATTCTTTGAGGCGCGTTTGGTGCAGCACCGAGGGTGCAGGGCTAATGTTtggagtggcgcagcgggacgTGCTCAGGTCACACTGGTCCAACAGCTGCAGAAGTTCCTCCTCTGTGGGGCCGCCGACTTCTACGCAATAGAGACGTCTTCAGTTGTCAGACTTTTGACAAAGAAAAGTTTGTTTTTTCACAAGGAGCCTCTGTGTTACAGCTGGCAAGTATGAGAGCCACACATGACATCACAGCAAAGCGAGCACCACAGAATGTTGTGACACTTGCCgactttcttcttctcctctccTTTGTTAGCAGTGTCCATGGCGGTGGTCAGGTCCCACAGTTGGATGCTGCCATTGCCGTGACCGGTGAACAGATAGCGGCGAGGTCGCGAGCCCATCCGGCTTGAACCCTCGCACTCCCGCACCATAAAGCAAGAGATGGTGGTCCCGTCCACCGACTGCACTTCACAGATTCTGACACAAAAAGATCAGGttcaaaacaagaaaaaataaatcactttaACAAGACATTTTAATAATCAACTAATCGCACAGCCAGAACTTTTCCTAGTTATTTAGTACTCTTTTTTGTCCTATTAGATATTGATGCACTGTGGCGCCATCATGCCTCTCACAGGTCAGTCTTAGTGTGACCTAGTTACCAGTCGGTGTAGTTAATTACTTCTCCTGATTTATATACGACAAAAATAAGAATGTACTTACTATATTCAAAATTTCTTAAGATGTTAATATCATGTGTTTATTGACGTACCTTTTCCCAGTGGATGAGAGTCTCACAAAGAGCTTGGTGGTGATGGGAACAACCTTCTGGATAAATACTTGTTGATCATCTCGCTCTCCAAACGGACCTGAGAGCAAAATGCGTCTCACTCAAGGAAATAATAACTTCACCAATCTTCAGGACACTAGGCTGGTTATCACCGATGTCGTTCCCTGAACAGTAGCTGCCGTGGCTCTCCGTTTCCTCCAGGGAAAGTATTTTGAAAGAGGCCAAGGGCGTGGAGCCGGGCTGGGTGGAAATCATCCCTCGGAAGCGGGTCACCGTCCACGTGCGAACGTGGTTGTTGTCAGCGCACACTGCCGCCAGTAGAGAATGAACAAGAAAGGATGTAACAGCTGTGACCCTCATCTTTCATATATGCCATTGTAGCCCCCACCTCACCTGAGACCAGGTGTTTCTCAGACAACATGATTTTTGTGACGGGGCTCCTGTGAACAGTGAAAGTCTGGAAGAGCTGAGGGCCCGAGCCCACCGTCTCTGGATGCTGCACGATGACTCTCACTGCACCGCTGCTAGTCCCGTAAGCAAtctcgatccagttcccactcacacctgaagaaaaaaaaaaaaaactttttttttactgaccTAAATATCTTTGCTGTCATTTCCcatgtatttttaaatttactttGAGCATTCCATCAACTCTTTAATGTATCTATGGTTTCACCCTGTCTAGTCTTTGTGCAGTTCTTCGAAATTTTCACAAACATTGAACATCTCTTGACATTGTAAACTGTGGGCgctttgaaaaaaacaacaacctagtactcttttttttttttttcgcgcaAGTGTAATACTTTACGACTGACTGGTTTTAGGCGTGAGGTAGACAGACAGTGCGGTGATAGCGTCGTTAGAGGGATCGTGATAAAGCTCCGTCACCAGGAGATCGTTGTCTTTCATCCTCAGTGGGAACTTTTGCATGTCTAGCAGAAGGAGGAAAACAGATTTATGTATCACAGTTCAGAAGACGATGTTGGCATCTTGTCAAAGAAAACATAACATGTATGTGTGTACCAATGTAGTAGATGGAGCCATTGTTGCAGCCCAGTAACAGGAAGGACCCGGCCGTGTCGCAGCTGGTGATGGGAACAACATCTTGAACCTGGGACATGAGCAGCAAGTAATCGAACTATAATTGTCTTGAAGTAAAAGTCATTCCACATCACaagtaaaagaaaataaaatgctaaatTGCATTTAACCAGATTGTGCAGGTCCACGACACCCCGGTGCCGGCGGACCACTGTTTGTACAGCAAATATGTGAGTGCCCATGCCCTTATTTGTCTTTCCAGGACACATACAAGTCCaatgtgtgagcagcacacaaaGATCTCTTCGCCACATACCTGCCAATGCTGCGTTACAGCATTCCACACTCCGACCTTCCCCGTGTGGCTCGTCGCCACCAGCTGGTTTCCGATAAAGAAGAGATCATCGACCGGCACACCGAGGCTGAACACTCCTTGTGGGggcaaataaaacacaaagtaAGTCCCTTTTCGAGCACCGTTCATTTCCTGCTGTCCACTCATTTACCAATCTCGTTGCCGCTGCCTCCGTCTTGGATGCTCCAGAGGATGATGCTGCTTTCGGAGGCGGCGGCCACCATCTTGTCCTTGTCTCCGTGCGGGCCGCCCACCACCTTGGCGTTCAGTGCGATGCGTTCGATGGTCCAGTCAAGACAAGGAGAGGAGAACACCTGTTGCCATCCGGTAGATTCCTTTATCCTGTCGGGAACATTTTTGTCAGCCTGTGGAAGTGAACGAGTTACACTTGTGTTGCCGTGGCAGAATTACCTGTAGCAGATGACAAAGTGTGCGTACGCTGCTACAATCCAGTTGTGATGTCCCGCTATGATGAGCACCTTGCGGGGGTCTGGTCCTGAACAGGAAAAAAGGCCCAGGTGATATGCCTCACATGTAAACAAACCTTGTTTGAGTCACTCACCAAGTTTATGAGCTCCTTCTAAACCTGGTGAACAGGGAaggggaggatgaggaggagcacCGACGTAGCTGAATCCCGCCGCTCCACTGGGACACGCACGCTCATCAcaggaagaggcggagcttggcTTGCGTCCAGGGATAGCTGAGAGAACAACACTGATGTATCATTTTGTAATATATTCTCAAACAGGCTCAAGTTGGTTGTACCTGGAGGTGGAAGGTAACCATGGAAGAGAACGCTCCCACATGATGAGCGGTCCAGTTCTTCACACAGCAGAAGGCGTCGCACTACATGTACAAGCATTATACAACACATTACTAGATACAGAAGATCACAGAAGAGATCTTTTTTTTCAGTAGGTAGTTCAGTTCAAAAGGTAAAGTACTTTTCTGAATGCTAATTCTGACCTCATTTCAATATTAAACCATTGCTTTTTAAGTAATTGTTGTCAGATAGTGAGTTTGGAGGTTTAAGTAGCTCTCAAAGAGCGATTAGCAAAAGTGCGGTAACGAGCTCCTATAACTGCCTGAATTCATTCCAGCTAGTTTTAAGAACAaattcatgtaaaaaaaaaaaaaaaaaatcactaagtgCATAATCTATACGAGTTTCACTTTTTGAATTGAAACATTGAATTATTTTCCACCATATTCTCATTTATGTATATTTGAACTCTACAATGGCTCCCCGTAAAACACAAACAGGATGATTTCAATCATATAATGTCGAGACATGTAGGCATGTTCCTTATTAGTGCCCACAAAGGTTACCTCTTCTATTCAAGTGCAAAGACAATGATGGGAAGTTCCGACGGTGAAACGGGAAGTAAAACAATCAAAGAGGTCCTCTCTTGGAGTCCTAACTTCACTTATTATAAATCAAATTCTATTGGGCTGTTGTAAACATTTTAACAAATGATGCAATGAGAGCATTTCGACTGCAGAAAAGCTCTCAACAAACAATGCGCCAGTTTACTacacttttcttcttctttcttacCCAAGGGAGTTATGCCGTAGAATTCAGCCTCATGCCGCAGAACGCTGATGTTAACGCCGCTGTGAAGAAATATACAAGTAGATTTATTAATTTGATGACATGTGAGCATAATGTTTGATTAGCCGTCTTACCGCAGGTCCAGTTCTTTGGTTCGGAGGAAGTTTAAAATTGGTGCAAAAGCTGTGGGGTCTCGGTCAATAAATATCTAGACAAGGACAATGAGAAATTGATTTATATTAGTATATGAATATTAAGCATTTTGTACACAATTTAAACTTGTTTTGGGGTATCTACACACAAAGGACGTTTTTGATTATCAAGCACTCTGAGTTTTGTCAGTATGCTGCATCATAAGAAAAATGATCTGTCCTCATTTTGAATGCATAAAGAAAGTCTGTCTTACAGCTCCAGTTTCATCCCGAAGAGTGGATATTCTTCCACTAAGCagactgcaacacacacacacacacacacacacacacacacacacacacacacacacacacacacacacacacacacacacacacacacacacacacaagcagttAACACAAGCATGTATCCATTTCTATGCACCAGCACTTTTACAAATATCTTCAACACTGATAAGCAAAAcagccccaattttttttttaaatgtttcccaTTAACACCACTGGCAAATGAGCACATGTAAAACAGCATTGTTGTATTTCACTGAAGAGACTTTTAACAAGCATTTTTGTAATAGCTCCTTGCCTGAAGTCTACAGCAATTTACTTCCAGCTAAAGTACATGAAGTAATTTGAGACCGGCTTGGGGTCCAAAAAACATGTTGGGTTTATATTGCATTTGTAAATCATATATAGGTGTAACTGATTACTATTTTTTGCATCATCTTCCCAGCAGCAGAGCAATTGCGGCCAAAAGTGACGCATAAAGCGGGACAAAGATGAGATAATGGAACATGTCTACTTCTCTGCCATAATACAACCGCTTGACTGAGCtgatgggtgttttttttttttttttttgtgggagtgTGGTGACGTCATCTGCTTGTCCTCACATAACCCACAATCTCCTTGCATTTCCAAAGAATAATAATGACAAATTAATGTTGTTACCTCGAAAAGAAAGAGTCAGGGATCCACATgagggtctgtcgggaggtgCTGAACCTACACAACACAAGTGACAGTGTTACGTTGTTGTTATTACTAATATCAACCAGCAGTGATGTGGATAATGCGGGATGACATGCATGTATGAGCATGGTCCAAGAAGAGCAGCACTTTACTGCTGTAAAGTACAAATGCAATGCGATTATGTGTGCAAACACCATTCATGCACATCTCATCTTACACTCCAGTTTCTCAAATTACCCCCACGGTGAACATCGTGCCCAGCGAATGGGACTTACCGCGTCCCACCCACGTTCAGCTGGATGATTTCCCCCATCCCCGTCGTCAGGTCGCAGCCGCTGGTCGCCATGATGTGAGCCCCGGGCGAGCAGTTCAAACAAGATCACAGTCAGCGCTTCATCACGTCAGCTAGCATGCTAACATCACGCTAAGATCGGTTGGTTCAGCTGGTGTCCAGACTCCGCAGCCTGACACCCTCCGCCGCGTCTCTCCGCTCCATGAAAACACCCCTAAAGCGCACGAACGAAATGTAGAcgacctttgttttgttttttctatccTAACAAACAAGGTGGAGCTTTAAAATCCAAGATTGTAACAATGTAATGGCTCCCTTATCGCCCACGGACGCGTTCGCATCACTGCCTGGCTGTCGTGTTCATCGTAAATAACATCTTGCGCTGCAACGTGAACCAGCTGTGCCGAGAGTACATATCGAGAACGAGAGAAGCATCTCACAACACGTGAACCAGCTGTGCCGAGAGTACATATCGAGAGCAAGAGTAGTATATCACAACTACTTCTGCTTTCGTGTGAAGATACTTCCGCGTGTTTTTTATACGTATTTTTATGTTTATAATACTAATTTCAACCGGATTACACCAATTATACACCAAACATTTATATCAATCAAGTCATATAATTGTTGTATTATTTTGGCCAATTTACATGTGTATATCTTTAATTGTCATTACAttctttacatttaacaatatttgttattttgttGTATTAATTAATGCTGATTAATTTTACTTTATTAAAATAAAGCATTTCATACGTACATTTGAATATGTAGATGATTACAATTACTATATCAATTGTACATTTAATACGGATTGTAAAACGTATAgaattgattaaaaataaaattagcatTAATAATTATTTTGACATTTCAGTGAACGGCTTAACATCTAACATGTAAATCATAAAagctctatttatttattggtttatttattgattgattgatttacttAGTTGTTTATTTAATAAAATAGGCACCAATGGCgcaatatttatttacttatttaataAACAATAGGCACAATAGCACAAtatctatttacttatttaataaaaaatagGCACAATGGACGTCAGCAATACGTGGCTAAATTCGGTGGATCGTGTTCTCAATGTATTTTAGTTACACAACCACTAGACTGACTGTCAGGCATTTTTTTCCGTTAATATGTTCATTTACAATCAATTTCAAGTCTTAAATTGTTGAAATTGTCATTTTTTGCGTTAGTGGAGCCGGTGGCGTAACACTGCGCCGTTTTGCGCAAAGAGTCGCTCCTCAAGTGCAAACCTGCCCCTCCCACCCCGGCCACGGCAGACTTGAAAACCAACAGTAAATTTCACGACAAGTCGATTAAGTGTATCCTTTCTGCAACTTTTGCTGCTTTTTCGCCGTCGTTTCTACCAACATGTAACCCTGCACTGCTTAACGTGGCGTCGACTCTGTGCTACACGGTAAACTTCTTCGTGTACGGCGTCCTAATGTCATGCTAGCGTGCTGTTTATTTACCTTTTATTGGCCTGTTAGCTGTGTAAGTTAGCAAAAAAGTGCGAGAAAACGTCTTAAACGCTAAAGATGGGAGACTTCATTAGGCAAGAGACTTAAGCGAATTAAATGGCCTGTCTAAACGGGTGCACGTTTTAAAAGTTGTCTGTGAGCACAGCTCGCACTTTTCTCACAGCACGCTTTAAAGGACCTCTAGAGTTACAGTGAAGTggcttatttttgttttgttttttcaagaaATTCCTGCCACTTTAATGAAAGTGTCTTGTGTTTGCAGCCCCCTGGAGTCTAAATGCAAGACTTCTGAGAAGATGGACGTGTGAGTAACTCAAAAGATCGAGGAGCGCCGTCACCCACACAGCTCAGTAGCAGGAGGCGGTGAGGAGGACGGTGCAGTCTGCAAAAGTGGTGCCATGATTGCGGAGGCAGAGGGGAAAGGATCCCCGCCTGCAGAGGCAAACAAAACTGAGTCTGCGGCGGTGGGGGTTATGTCTTGTAATGCTCAGCGGGTTCAAAGTGGGACCCCGACACAGCCCCCTGCCTCCAGCACcactgaggaggaggatgaaagTGAAGACGAGTTTGACATTCTGGAGGATAGTCCCTGTGGCCGTTGGCAGAAGCGCAGAGAGGAGGTGAGTCACTAGCAAGGATGGATAGGAGAGAGCTGATGCCAAAGAAGCATCAAGTAATGAATCTTTAGCTGAAGCAATACCTCAGTGGTTCAGGCAGCTTCGATTTGCCCCTCGCTATCTTTAAGAGGGTGGTGACAGTGTGATACTTCTACGATGGAAGAGATTGCCGCATCGCTGCAATCTTGCC
This genomic window from Syngnathus scovelli strain Florida chromosome 4, RoL_Ssco_1.2, whole genome shotgun sequence contains:
- the kctd3 gene encoding BTB/POZ domain-containing protein KCTD3, giving the protein MATSGCDLTTGMGEIIQLNVGGTRFSTSRQTLMWIPDSFFSSLLSGRISTLRDETGAIFIDRDPTAFAPILNFLRTKELDLRGVNISVLRHEAEFYGITPLVRRLLLCEELDRSSCGSVLFHGYLPPPAIPGRKPSSASSCDERACPSGAAGFSYVGAPPHPPLPCSPGLEGAHKLGPDPRKVLIIAGHHNWIVAAYAHFVICYRIKESTGWQQVFSSPCLDWTIERIALNAKVVGGPHGDKDKMVAAASESSIILWSIQDGGSGNEIGVFSLGVPVDDLFFIGNQLVATSHTGKVGVWNAVTQHWQVQDVVPITSCDTAGSFLLLGCNNGSIYYIDMQKFPLRMKDNDLLVTELYHDPSNDAITALSVYLTPKTSVSGNWIEIAYGTSSGAVRVIVQHPETVGSGPQLFQTFTVHRSPVTKIMLSEKHLVSVCADNNHVRTWTVTRFRGMISTQPGSTPLASFKILSLEETESHGSYCSGNDIGPFGERDDQQVFIQKVVPITTKLFVRLSSTGKRICEVQSVDGTTISCFMVRECEGSSRMGSRPRRYLFTGHGNGSIQLWDLTTAMDTANKGEEKKKVEVGGPTEEELLQLLDQCDLSTSRCATPNISPAPSVLHQTRLKEFSSSVQSQAPEAIPETQVTYGAVRPYRESPLLARARRTESFHSNRDFQDFSLSRGLLDSTEQSSSQPADIRRSLCDFGSEESERRLSAMELWTCRSNTANALTAPGRTKAEGGSQESPRQPPDSPVPGEADVRRKVHLQPEEGDGTGAAPDGVKVEGGAKKRGVLEVGFLGRKRAPPVPLLSSGSEGGGSDSSATASPSPTKLTSCTSPRHRKLTAELSNQDSSL